The following proteins are co-located in the Fibrobacter sp. genome:
- a CDS encoding leucine-rich repeat domain-containing protein, whose protein sequence is MFRIALILSTLFAMLAAQEQTSAPGGSSEYGDDIKVVRTILDKCGLKDVSVTDVAKIEEGRVVSLNLNNKDVSKDGFSTLPPEIGQLTALRLLSCKDNTITSLPPEIGNLTLLEKLDVNSNKISALPIEIGKLENLKDLDLRHNDLETLPDEIRGLKKLEILRLWGNKLTSLTSAITELTSLKELYLKDNRLSTLPVGITNMKLGYIDLIGNKLCKLDPKIEAWMIKLDNRYKETQKCW, encoded by the coding sequence ATGTTCAGAATTGCATTGATTCTTTCGACGCTATTTGCAATGTTGGCGGCGCAGGAACAAACTTCTGCTCCGGGTGGCAGCAGTGAGTATGGTGATGATATCAAAGTGGTCAGGACTATACTTGATAAGTGCGGCCTCAAAGATGTATCCGTTACTGATGTTGCCAAAATAGAAGAGGGTAGGGTTGTCAGTCTTAATTTGAACAACAAAGATGTCAGTAAAGACGGTTTCAGTACTCTGCCGCCTGAAATCGGTCAACTAACAGCTCTGCGCTTACTTTCATGTAAAGACAACACAATTACAAGCCTTCCGCCGGAAATCGGGAATCTTACACTTCTTGAGAAACTTGATGTAAACAGTAATAAAATCAGTGCCTTACCTATTGAGATAGGCAAGCTGGAAAATCTTAAGGATCTTGATCTGCGCCATAATGATCTGGAAACACTTCCTGATGAGATCAGGGGATTGAAGAAGCTGGAAATTCTCAGGCTGTGGGGAAATAAACTGACATCTCTTACCAGCGCCATCACTGAACTTACATCTCTGAAGGAGCTTTACCTCAAAGACAATCGCCTTTCAACCCTGCCCGTCGGAATTACGAATATGAAATTAGGCTATATTGATCTGATCGGTAACAAGCTCTGCAAACTGGATCCAAAAATTGAAGCATGGATGATAAAACTCGATAATAGATATAAAGAAACACAGAAGTGCTGGTAA
- a CDS encoding MATE family efflux transporter, with amino-acid sequence MSMKIRLNKQIISIALPVMVQNLAFYAMQFTNTAFIGHYKIEGLSAINNAMIPFHMFFSFFIALSQGTTIMIAQAIGAKDYKRASHVAETSLYYNQIISFGYFLFWLLGGKYVLILMGVEGEILKMGTIYVQVLSGVFLTTGMNLTASAIYQGIGRTTPIMVNNIIRSLVNIVLDYLLIFGKFGFPELGITGAALATLISSTINNVSLAERSLKNGVIEVTLRGALRPVKGVYRKVFMFGSQAGMEFMLFMGAQVVLIRMLNTTDPLSAGLYGIINTLLNLSVNIYLGVGVAATTLVGRATGAREHRQALSIGNRCVLYALVVCTAIGLLFVTAPSGILHLFSSDEKILAQLSPLLMIMVLISFPKSVNIVAGNSIRGTGDARWMLITQFIGTIMIIAVSAHMIFVVKMGLAGLLLANFADEFWRSIVNYGRFIIGGKRLASRDPLPCSATITDNVRV; translated from the coding sequence ATGTCAATGAAGATTCGCCTGAATAAACAAATCATATCCATAGCTCTACCGGTGATGGTGCAGAACCTGGCTTTCTATGCCATGCAGTTCACCAATACCGCATTTATTGGACATTACAAAATTGAGGGTTTATCTGCAATAAACAATGCGATGATCCCTTTCCACATGTTTTTTTCATTTTTCATTGCTCTTTCGCAAGGTACTACTATCATGATTGCTCAGGCAATCGGAGCGAAAGATTATAAGAGAGCCAGTCATGTAGCCGAAACCTCACTGTATTACAATCAGATAATCTCTTTCGGTTACTTTCTTTTCTGGTTACTGGGTGGAAAATATGTGCTTATCCTGATGGGTGTTGAAGGTGAAATACTGAAGATGGGTACGATTTATGTACAAGTACTCTCAGGTGTTTTCCTTACCACTGGAATGAACCTCACTGCATCGGCAATTTATCAGGGGATTGGAAGAACCACTCCGATAATGGTAAATAACATCATTCGATCTCTTGTAAACATTGTTCTTGATTATCTTCTGATTTTCGGTAAATTTGGTTTTCCGGAGCTTGGGATTACAGGTGCTGCACTGGCTACGCTTATCAGTTCCACAATAAATAATGTTTCTCTTGCTGAGCGATCACTTAAAAATGGTGTTATCGAAGTGACCTTGAGAGGAGCACTGCGTCCTGTCAAAGGGGTTTACAGGAAGGTTTTCATGTTCGGTTCTCAGGCTGGAATGGAGTTCATGCTTTTTATGGGTGCCCAGGTTGTGCTCATTCGGATGCTCAACACCACCGATCCATTAAGCGCAGGTCTTTATGGTATCATAAATACCCTTCTGAATTTATCGGTAAATATTTACCTTGGGGTCGGAGTCGCTGCTACAACCCTTGTTGGGAGAGCAACAGGGGCCAGAGAGCATCGCCAGGCGCTAAGTATAGGCAACAGGTGCGTACTTTATGCTCTCGTTGTGTGTACTGCCATAGGGCTGCTCTTTGTAACTGCTCCATCAGGCATTCTGCATCTTTTCAGTTCTGATGAAAAGATACTGGCACAGCTTAGTCCTTTATTAATGATAATGGTCCTTATCTCTTTTCCCAAATCGGTCAATATTGTGGCCGGTAACTCCATAAGAGGGACTGGAGATGCACGCTGGATGCTCATAACACAATTTATAGGTACAATAATGATCATTGCCGTTTCAGCACACATGATTTTTGTAGTCAAGATGGGACTTGCCGGGCTTCTTTTGGCCAATTTCGCTGATGAGTTCTGGAGATCAATTGTAAATTACGGCAGATTTATCATCGGCGGGAAAAGGCTGGCATCGAGGGATCCCCTACCCTGCTCTGCCACTATCACAGACAATGTGAGAGTTTGA